CTTCAAAGCCAGACCGGGCAATTGGGTGTCGCGGTGGATTTGGCGGTTATCCTTCTTTTCTGTGGTGCGGTCGGTAAATCCGCACAAGTCCCGCTCCATGTCTGGTTACCCGATGCTATGGAAGGCCCCACACCTGTGTCGGCACTCATGCATGCGGCTACTATGGTGGCTGCTGGTGTTTATATGCTCAGCCGTATTTTCTTTGTACTTACCTTGTCACAAACGGGTTTGGAAGTCATTGCATGGGTCGGTGGCATCACTTGTTGTATGGCTGGCTTTATCGCGATTCAGCAAAATGATATTAAGAAGATTTTAGCTTATTCGACACTGTCGCAAGTCGGGTATATGGTCATGGCGGTAGGATTAACCAGCCCGGATGCCGGAATGTTCCACCTCACCACCCATGCTTGTTTCAAGGCATTACTCTTCCTAGGGGCAGGTTCGGTGATTATTGCCATGCATCATGAGCAGGATATATGGAAAATGGGCGGTCTATTCAAAAAGTTGCCGGTTACCGCCGTTACTTTCGCCATCGGGGGATTAGCTCTGGCGGGATTCCCACTGACAAGTGGATTTTTTAGTAAGGATTTAATTCTGACAGTGGCTTTTGAACATAATAAGGCCCTTTGGTTTATCGGGACTTTCACTGCGTTCCTCACAGCATTTTATGTGATGCGTCTCTATATGGTTGCCTTTATTAATAAACCGTCAGGAGATAATAAAGCCGCTGTGGAACACGCGCAGGAATCTCCTTGGGTCATGACAATGCCATTGGTGATATTGGCGATTGCGGCTATTGCCGTCGGTTATGTCGGAGTACCCCATTATTTAGGTATGGGAGGAGAAACCCATGCTTCAAAGATTGTTGAAATCGCTTCGTCCATTTGTGTTTTTTGCGGGTTGGCACTGGGATGGTTCCTTTACAAGGATAAATCGAGGGATCCACTCAATATTACGGTTTTAAAGAAGAAGTTTTATTGGGATGAATTCTATGAATTCTTGGTGGAGGGTATCCAGCAGAATTTTGCCCGGTTACTGGCCTTTATCGACCGCTGGTTT
This sequence is a window from Verrucomicrobiota bacterium. Protein-coding genes within it:
- the nuoL gene encoding NADH-quinone oxidoreductase subunit L; protein product: MNFNPVWLILFLPLVSAAVIACFTIKCSSLSSLISTSSAGICALLSIILAFGGLTPPAPFHWMTIGGLNVTIGFWYNHLSQLMLLVVTVVGFLVHFYSLGYMKGDEGKSRYFAGLSLFMFSMTGIVFADNLIMMFMFWELVGVSSYVLIGHWFFKHEAADAAKKAFLTNKIGDFGFIMGIILIYVTTGTVSLTELQSQTGQLGVAVDLAVILLFCGAVGKSAQVPLHVWLPDAMEGPTPVSALMHAATMVAAGVYMLSRIFFVLTLSQTGLEVIAWVGGITCCMAGFIAIQQNDIKKILAYSTLSQVGYMVMAVGLTSPDAGMFHLTTHACFKALLFLGAGSVIIAMHHEQDIWKMGGLFKKLPVTAVTFAIGGLALAGFPLTSGFFSKDLILTVAFEHNKALWFIGTFTAFLTAFYVMRLYMVAFINKPSGDNKAAVEHAQESPWVMTMPLVILAIAAIAVGYVGVPHYLGMGGETHASKIVEIASSICVFCGLALGWFLYKDKSRDPLNITVLKKKFYWDEFYEFLVEGIQQNFARLLAFIDRWFIDGLFVSGSGIVTNVFGRATALLQTGNLQTYTITLVFGLIVLLLLMFGLAPLMNLMSGVQP